From Euzebyales bacterium, the proteins below share one genomic window:
- a CDS encoding extracellular solute-binding protein produces the protein MRPTRIGLLAIALAIVTLGCSGAQADDDVVRVYSGRHYDLETAFGQFADETGISVEFLYGSDAELRERIKAEGEDTLADVYMTVDAGNLALAADEGIFQPLESATLDTAVPEELRDPDGLWYGLSMRARTIVYDSDDVDRSELSTYEALAGPGWKGRLCLRRSTNVYTQSLVASLIANHGPDRALEIVRGWADNARILNNDVAILENIAADACDAGITNHYYLARELQDDTEFPVELFWANQDTQGVHVNVSGAGVTAEADDPELGAQLIEWLATDGQEAFVAGNHEYPVKPDVAPDAVVAGFGDFRTDPLTAAEFGGLNAEAVELMAEAGYQ, from the coding sequence ATGCGCCCCACCCGGATCGGTCTGCTCGCGATCGCTCTCGCGATCGTGACGCTCGGCTGTTCCGGCGCGCAGGCCGACGACGACGTCGTCAGGGTCTACTCCGGTCGGCACTACGACCTCGAGACGGCGTTCGGGCAGTTCGCCGACGAGACCGGGATCAGCGTGGAGTTCCTCTACGGCAGCGACGCCGAGCTGCGCGAGCGGATCAAGGCCGAGGGTGAGGACACCCTGGCCGACGTGTACATGACCGTCGACGCGGGCAACCTGGCGCTCGCCGCCGACGAGGGCATCTTCCAGCCGCTGGAGTCAGCGACGCTCGACACCGCCGTCCCCGAGGAGCTGCGCGATCCCGACGGGCTGTGGTACGGCCTGTCGATGCGGGCACGGACCATCGTCTACGACTCCGACGACGTGGACCGGTCTGAGCTGTCGACGTACGAGGCGCTCGCTGGGCCGGGGTGGAAGGGACGCCTCTGCCTGCGGCGGTCGACCAACGTCTACACCCAGTCGCTGGTCGCGAGCCTGATCGCCAACCACGGACCTGACCGTGCGCTCGAGATCGTGCGCGGCTGGGCCGACAACGCCAGGATCCTCAACAACGACGTCGCGATCCTCGAGAACATCGCCGCGGACGCGTGCGACGCCGGGATCACCAACCACTACTACCTGGCACGCGAGCTCCAGGACGACACCGAGTTCCCGGTCGAGCTGTTCTGGGCGAACCAGGACACGCAGGGCGTGCACGTCAACGTGTCCGGTGCGGGGGTGACGGCAGAGGCCGACGATCCGGAGCTGGGCGCGCAGCTGATCGAGTGGCTCGCCACCGACGGGCAGGAGGCCTTCGTCGCCGGCAACCACGAGTACCCCGTGAAGCCTGACGTCGCGCCGGACGCCGTGGTCGCCGGCTTCGGCGACTTCAGGACCGACCCCCTGACCGCGGCGGAGTTCGGTGGCCTGAACGCCGAGGCGGTGGAGCTGATGGCCGAGGCCGGGTACCAGTGA
- a CDS encoding LutB/LldF family L-lactate oxidation iron-sulfur protein produces MNDGGPFHLGEDPATPHAPRGVGHLRGADAFPTAARAALGDSQLRRNIGKATGTIRAKRAEVVGEVADWEALREAGRALKAATMARLPGLLLQLEQQVTAHGGVVHWARDATEANAIVVDLVRATGSDEVVKVKSMATQEIGLNEALADAGIAAIETDLAELIVQLGDDAPSHILVPAIHRNRAEIREIFLRRMPDVDPDLTDEPRLLAMAARAHLRRKFLTARVGVSGANFAVAETGTLSVVESEGNGRMCLTLPGTLITVMGIEKLVPTWQDLEVFLQLLPRSSTGERMNPYTSMWTGVHPGDGPTDVHLVLLDNGRTATLADEVGRQALHCIRCSACLNVCPVYERTGGHAYGSVYPGPIGAILSPQLTGVEDNASLPFASSLCGACYDVCPVKINIPEVLVHLRARHVEERRANRTLPNAEEVAMAAAGWVMADPGRYAAAQRAARAGRILAAGRDRIRALPPPLSAWTAARDAPKPPAETFRDWWTRTRGDRGDRR; encoded by the coding sequence GTGAACGACGGCGGGCCGTTCCACCTCGGCGAGGACCCGGCCACCCCGCACGCGCCGCGTGGTGTCGGCCATCTCCGCGGCGCCGACGCGTTCCCGACCGCCGCGCGGGCGGCGCTGGGCGACAGCCAGCTGCGCCGCAACATCGGCAAGGCCACCGGCACGATCCGCGCCAAGCGCGCCGAGGTCGTCGGGGAGGTCGCCGACTGGGAGGCGCTGCGCGAGGCCGGACGCGCGTTGAAGGCCGCCACGATGGCGCGGCTGCCCGGCCTGCTGCTGCAGCTCGAACAGCAGGTCACCGCGCACGGCGGCGTCGTGCACTGGGCCCGCGACGCGACCGAGGCCAACGCGATCGTGGTCGACCTGGTGCGGGCAACGGGTAGCGACGAGGTCGTCAAGGTCAAGTCGATGGCCACGCAGGAGATCGGGCTCAACGAGGCGCTGGCCGACGCCGGGATCGCCGCGATCGAGACCGACCTGGCCGAGCTGATCGTCCAGCTCGGCGACGACGCCCCCAGCCACATCCTCGTGCCGGCCATCCACCGCAACCGCGCCGAGATCCGCGAGATCTTCCTGCGCCGGATGCCCGATGTCGACCCCGACCTGACCGACGAGCCGCGCCTGCTGGCCATGGCGGCCCGCGCGCACCTGCGCCGCAAGTTCCTGACCGCCCGCGTGGGCGTGTCCGGCGCGAACTTCGCGGTGGCCGAGACCGGCACCCTGTCGGTGGTCGAGTCCGAGGGCAACGGGCGGATGTGCCTGACGCTGCCCGGCACGCTGATCACGGTGATGGGCATCGAGAAGCTCGTGCCCACCTGGCAGGACCTCGAGGTGTTCCTGCAGCTGCTGCCGCGGTCGTCGACCGGCGAGCGGATGAACCCCTACACGTCGATGTGGACCGGCGTGCATCCCGGCGACGGCCCGACCGACGTGCATCTGGTGCTGCTCGACAACGGCCGCACCGCCACGCTGGCCGACGAGGTCGGCCGTCAGGCGCTGCACTGCATCCGCTGCTCGGCGTGCCTGAACGTGTGCCCGGTCTATGAGCGGACCGGCGGGCACGCGTACGGGTCGGTCTATCCTGGGCCGATCGGCGCGATCCTGTCGCCACAACTGACCGGTGTCGAGGACAACGCGTCGCTGCCGTTCGCCTCGTCGCTGTGCGGCGCCTGCTACGACGTCTGCCCGGTCAAGATCAACATCCCCGAGGTGCTCGTCCACCTGCGCGCGCGCCACGTCGAGGAGCGCCGCGCCAACCGGACGCTGCCGAACGCCGAGGAGGTGGCGATGGCCGCGGCGGGCTGGGTCATGGCCGACCCCGGCCGGTACGCCGCGGCCCAGCGGGCTGCACGTGCGGGGCGGATCCTGGCGGCGGGCCGCGACCGCATCCGCGCACTCCCACCGCCATTGTCGGCGTGGACCGCCGCTCGCGATGCCCCCAAGCCGCCGGCCGAGACCTTCCGCGACTGGTGGACGCGCACGCGCGGCGACCGTGGGGACCGCCGATGA
- a CDS encoding (Fe-S)-binding protein: MRIALFVTCLADAMFPDVAKATVRLLDRLGHEVVFPVAQTCCGQMHVNTGYQREALPLVRRYVEVFDPFEVIVAPSGSCVGSIRHQHAMVARNFGDEALAKQAERVAGRSWELSQLLVDVLGVTDVGAHFPHRVTYHPTCHSLRMLRVGDRPLRLLRAVDGIDLVELPAADECCGFGGTFAVKNADTSTAMLADKMRNVMATGAEYCSAGDSSCLMHIGGGLSRLRTGVRTVHLAQILAGTAARPWQVAA, translated from the coding sequence ATGCGGATCGCGTTGTTCGTGACGTGCCTGGCCGACGCGATGTTCCCCGACGTCGCCAAGGCGACGGTGCGGTTGCTCGACCGGCTGGGCCACGAGGTGGTCTTCCCTGTGGCCCAGACGTGCTGTGGTCAGATGCATGTCAACACGGGCTACCAGCGCGAGGCGCTGCCGCTGGTGCGCCGCTATGTCGAGGTGTTCGACCCGTTCGAAGTGATCGTGGCCCCGTCGGGGTCGTGTGTCGGGTCGATCCGCCATCAGCACGCGATGGTGGCCCGCAACTTCGGCGACGAGGCGCTCGCCAAGCAGGCAGAGCGGGTGGCCGGGCGCAGCTGGGAGCTGTCACAGCTGCTGGTCGACGTGCTGGGTGTCACCGACGTCGGCGCCCACTTCCCGCACCGGGTGACCTACCACCCGACCTGTCACTCGCTGCGGATGCTGCGGGTCGGCGACCGCCCGTTGCGGCTGCTGCGCGCGGTCGACGGGATCGACCTGGTCGAGCTGCCCGCCGCAGATGAGTGCTGCGGGTTCGGCGGGACGTTCGCGGTCAAGAACGCCGACACGTCGACGGCCATGCTGGCCGACAAGATGCGCAATGTGATGGCGACCGGCGCAGAGTACTGCAGCGCCGGCGACAGTTCCTGTCTGATGCACATCGGTGGCGGCCTGTCGCGGCTGCGGACGGGCGTGCGCACGGTCCACCTCGCGCAGATCCTGGCCGGGACGGCGGCGCGGCCGTGGCAGGTGGCGGCGTGA
- a CDS encoding dodecin family protein yields MSDSVYRVTEVVGVSTESWEAAARNAVQTAASTLRDLRVAEVVRQDLTTEDGQVKQFRTRLAISFKYEADG; encoded by the coding sequence ATGTCAGACAGCGTCTACCGGGTGACCGAGGTCGTCGGCGTCAGCACCGAGTCGTGGGAGGCAGCTGCGCGCAACGCCGTGCAGACGGCGGCCAGCACCTTGCGCGACCTGCGCGTCGCCGAGGTCGTCAGGCAGGACCTGACGACCGAGGACGGCCAGGTCAAGCAGTTCCGTACGCGCCTCGCAATCTCGTTCAAGTACGAGGCGGACGGGTAG
- a CDS encoding LUD domain-containing protein, which produces MSARDEVLARIRAALGDTADDHVDVPRDYDRHGRAVGDIDLLDLLDERLTDYQAHVRRTPPDGVADAVAHAIADGLTQAPEAIGSPPRIVVPPGLRRDWLSVVDGDIVADDGLTVDDLDGCRGVITTAAVAIAETGTIVLDSSPDQGRRAITLVPDLHVCVVHADQIVASVPEGVARLDPTRPQTWISGPSATSDIELSRVEGVHGPRTLEIVLVRP; this is translated from the coding sequence ATGAGCGCCCGCGACGAGGTCCTCGCCCGCATCCGGGCGGCGCTCGGCGACACAGCCGACGACCACGTGGACGTGCCGCGCGACTACGACCGGCACGGCCGCGCGGTCGGTGACATCGATCTGCTCGACCTGCTCGACGAGCGGCTGACCGACTATCAGGCACACGTGCGGCGTACACCGCCTGACGGCGTAGCCGACGCCGTCGCACACGCCATCGCCGACGGCCTGACACAAGCTCCCGAAGCGATCGGGTCACCTCCGCGGATCGTCGTCCCGCCAGGGCTACGGCGGGACTGGCTGTCCGTCGTCGACGGCGACATCGTCGCCGACGACGGCCTGACAGTCGACGACCTCGACGGCTGCCGCGGCGTGATCACCACCGCGGCCGTCGCGATCGCCGAGACCGGCACGATCGTGCTCGACAGCTCACCCGACCAGGGCCGGCGGGCCATCACGCTCGTGCCGGACCTGCACGTCTGCGTGGTCCACGCCGACCAGATCGTCGCAAGCGTCCCCGAGGGAGTCGCGCGCCTCGACCCGACCCGCCCGCAGACCTGGATCAGCGGACCATCAGCAACCAGCGACATCGAACTCAGCCGCGTCGAAGGCGTCCACGGTCCGCGCACGCTCGAGATCGTCCTCGTCCGTCCGTGA